The proteins below are encoded in one region of Dromaius novaehollandiae isolate bDroNov1 chromosome 9, bDroNov1.hap1, whole genome shotgun sequence:
- the PIGX gene encoding phosphatidylinositol-glycan biosynthesis class X protein isoform X1, which produces MGVLGAGVAALLCAAGSLYVQAACQDAIVTQQLLQEGFHRDLLVKVELGIMGEDIGGCTVAARTRLPPGIYVDPYELASLRQHNLTKAVIIPDTVDVEAPEYLATDLVVLIYMKPDPQCSHCFQAALPVHGRYHRPAENNREVLVVLKSPEVLICCCDNRLSTECWKPSEVEAPCSGRNDYPCQWYSVKHKPVYEELIMHVPVGLRQHDSLVCVVTLLTTVFCSSLILAAVCKYGHFSLETCSEQKRSSTE; this is translated from the exons ATGGGGGTTCTCGGTGCTGGGGTGGCGGCGCTGCTCTGCGCGGCCGGCAGCCTCT ATGTTCAGGCTGCTTGTCAGGATGCCATTGTCACACAACAGCTTCTGCAAGAGGGATTTCACAG GGACCTGTTGGTGAAGGTAGAACTTGGTATAATGGGGGAGGATATAGGAGGATGCACAGTGGCAGCTAGAACTCGTCTTCCGCCAGGAATCTATGTGGATCCCTATGAGCTGGCATCACTACGGCAGCACAACTTAACAAAG GCGGTGATAATTCCTGACACTGTTGATGTGGAGGCTCCTGAGTACTTAGCCACAGATCTTGTTGTTCTTATATACATGAAACCCGACCCTCAGTGTTCCCACTGTTTTCAAGCTGCCTTGCCTGTGCATGGACGGTACCACCGGCCAGCAGAAAACAACAGGGAAGTGTTGGTTGTTCTGAAGAGTCCAGAAGTACTGATCTGCTGCTGTGACA ATCGCCTGTCAACAGAGTGTTGGAAACCTTCTGAAGTGGAAGctccctgttcagggagaaatgACTACCCCTGTCAGTGGTATAGTGTAAAGCACAAACCT GTATATGAGGAATTGATTATGCATGTTCCAGTGGGGCTCAGACAACATGATTCCTTAGTGTGTGTTGTGACTCTTCTTACCACGGTCTTCTGTTCCAGCCTGATTCTTGCAGCTGTGTGCAAATACGGACACTTCTCCCTGGAGACTTGCTCAGAACAGAAGCGAAGTAGTACAGAATAA
- the PIGX gene encoding phosphatidylinositol-glycan biosynthesis class X protein isoform X2 has translation MGEDIGGCTVAARTRLPPGIYVDPYELASLRQHNLTKAVIIPDTVDVEAPEYLATDLVVLIYMKPDPQCSHCFQAALPVHGRYHRPAENNREVLVVLKSPEVLICCCDNRLSTECWKPSEVEAPCSGRNDYPCQWYSVKHKPVYEELIMHVPVGLRQHDSLVCVVTLLTTVFCSSLILAAVCKYGHFSLETCSEQKRSSTE, from the exons ATGGGGGAGGATATAGGAGGATGCACAGTGGCAGCTAGAACTCGTCTTCCGCCAGGAATCTATGTGGATCCCTATGAGCTGGCATCACTACGGCAGCACAACTTAACAAAG GCGGTGATAATTCCTGACACTGTTGATGTGGAGGCTCCTGAGTACTTAGCCACAGATCTTGTTGTTCTTATATACATGAAACCCGACCCTCAGTGTTCCCACTGTTTTCAAGCTGCCTTGCCTGTGCATGGACGGTACCACCGGCCAGCAGAAAACAACAGGGAAGTGTTGGTTGTTCTGAAGAGTCCAGAAGTACTGATCTGCTGCTGTGACA ATCGCCTGTCAACAGAGTGTTGGAAACCTTCTGAAGTGGAAGctccctgttcagggagaaatgACTACCCCTGTCAGTGGTATAGTGTAAAGCACAAACCT GTATATGAGGAATTGATTATGCATGTTCCAGTGGGGCTCAGACAACATGATTCCTTAGTGTGTGTTGTGACTCTTCTTACCACGGTCTTCTGTTCCAGCCTGATTCTTGCAGCTGTGTGCAAATACGGACACTTCTCCCTGGAGACTTGCTCAGAACAGAAGCGAAGTAGTACAGAATAA